The following are encoded together in the Diachasmimorpha longicaudata isolate KC_UGA_2023 chromosome 3, iyDiaLong2, whole genome shotgun sequence genome:
- the Mhc gene encoding myosin heavy chain, muscle isoform X11, producing MPKPAVQEGDDPDPTPYLFVTLEQKRIDQSKPYDAKKACWVPDEKEGYLLGEIKATKGDVVSVVLPGGETKDYKKDQLQQVNPPKYEKAEDMSNLTYLNDASVLHNLKQRYYHKLIYTYSGLFCVAINPYKRFPVYTFRCAKLYRGKRRSEVPPHIFAISDGAYVNMLTNSENQSMLITGESGAGKTENTKKVIAYFATVGASTKKPEEGSKKKGSLEDQVVQTNPVLEAFGNAKTVRNDNSSRFGKFIRIHFGPSGKLAGADIETYLLEKARVISQQTLERSYHIFYQMMSGSVKGLKDMCFLSNDIYDYYNVSQGKITIPNVDDGEECLLTDEAFNVLGFTQEEKDNIYKITASVMHMGGMKFKQRGREEQAEADGTDEGDRVAKLLGVDCQDMYKNLLKPRIKVGNEFVTQGRNKDQVAYSVGAMSKAMFDRTFKWLVKKCNETLDTQQKRQHFIGVLDIAGFEIFDKNSFEQLCINFTNEKLQQYFNHFMFVLEQEEYEREGIKWTFIDFGMDLQATINLIEKPMGILSILEEESMFPKATDKTFEEKLNNNHLGKSPNFLKPKPPKPGQQAAHFAIGHYAGNVPYNITGWLEKNKDPLNDTVVDQFKKSTNKLLVEIFADHPGQSGGGDAKGGRGKKGGGFSTVSSSYKEQLNNLMTTLRATQPHFVRCIIPNELKQPGVIDSHLVMHQLTCNGVLEGIRICRKGFPNRMNYPDFKLRYKILAPAGVDAAGGDPKKAAAAILESSGLDPDQYRLGHTKVFFRAGVLGQMEELRDERLSKIAAWMQAYIRGYLARKDFKRLQEQRLALQVVQRNLRRYLKLRTWPWWKLWQKVRPLLNASRIEDELAELQEKCRATTEAFEREEKARKELESLNSKLLAEKTDLLRQLEGEAGSLQEYQEKAVKLAAQKLDLESQLLDVSERLQQEEDARNNLFQNKKKLEQEVSGLKKDVEDLELAIQKSEQDKATKDHQIRNLNDEIAHQDELINKLNKEKKSQGESNQKTAEELQAAEDKVNHLNKVKVKLEQTLDELEDTLEREKKLRADVEKAKRKTEGDLKLTQEAVADLERNKKELEQTIQRKDKELSSLTAKLEDEQGLVGKLQKQIKELQQRIEELEEEVEAERQARAKAEKQRSDLARELEELGERLEEAGGATSAQIELNKKREAELAKLRRDLEEANIQHESSLSSLRKKHNDAVAEMGEQIDTLNKLKARIEKEKVQYFTELNDLRASVDHLSNEKAAQEKIAKQLQHQLNEAQGKIEELNRTVNDFDAAKKKLSIENSDLLRQLEEAESQVSQLSKIKISLTTQLEDTKRLADEEGRERATLLGKFRNLEHDLDNIREQVEEEAEGKADLQRQLSKANAEAQLWRSKYESEGVARAEELEEAKRKLQARLAEAEETIESLNQKVIALEKTKQRLATEVEDLQIEVDRATAIANAAEKKQKAFDKIIGEWKLKVDDLAAELDASQKECRNYSTELFRLKGAYEESQEQLEAVRRENKNLADEVKDLLDQIGEGGRNIHEVEKARKRLEAEKDELQAALEEAEAALEQEENKVLRAQLELSQVRQEIDRRIQEKEEEFENTRKNHQRALDSMQASLEAEAKGKAEALRMKKKLEADINELEIALDHANKANAEAQKNIKRYQQQLKDVQTALEEEQRARDEARELLGISERRANALQNELEESRTLLEQADRARRQAEQECADAHEQLNDISAQNASISAAKRKLEAELQTLHSDLDELLNEAKNSEEKAKKAMVDAARLADELRAEQDHAQTQEKLRKALEAQIKELQVRLDEAEANALKGGKKAIQKLEQRVRELENELDGEQRRHADAQKNLRKAERRIKELSFQADEDRKNHERMQDLVDKLQQKIKTYKRQIEEAEEIAALNLAKFRKAQQELEEAEERADLAEQAITKFRTKGGRGGSQARGLSPAPHRPAFKTPFDGSSFPPRFDLQPDGDF from the exons ATGCCGAAACCAGCTGTACAGGAGGGAGACGATCCCGATCCAACGCCATATCTTTTTGTTACTTTGGAACAGAAGAGAATCGACCAGTCTAAACCCTACGATGCGAAGAAAGCTTGCTGGGTGCCAGATGAGAAGGAAGGATACCTTCTTGGAGAAATTAAAGCGACGAAAGGAGATGTTGTCTCTGTTGTCCTGCCAGGTGGTGAG ACCAAAGACTACAAGAAGGATCAACTGCAGCAGGTCAATCCACCCAAATACGAAAAAGCTGAGGATATGTCCAATTTGACATACCTCAATGATGCATCTGTTCTTCATAACTTGAAGCAGCGTTATTATCACAAACTCATTTAC ACCTACTCCGGACTTTTCTGCGTAGCCATCAATCCTTACAAGAGGTTCCCCGTATACACATTCAGGTGTGCCAAGCTCTACCGTGGTAAGAGGCGTAGCGAAGTGCCACCCCACATTTTCGCTATCTCTGATGGTGCCTACGTTAACATGTTGACCA ACAGCGAGAATCAGTCTATGTTGATTACTGGTGAATCTGGAGCTGGTAAGACTGAGAACACGAAAAAAGTAATTGCGTACTTTGCCACCGTCGGTGCTTCAACAAAGAAGCCCGAAGAAGGCTCCAAGAAGAAGGGCTCTCTTGAGGACCAGGTTGTGCAGACCAATCCTGTACTTGAGGCCTTCGGTAACGCCAAGACCGTCCGTAACGATAACTCGTCACGTTTC GGTAAGTTCATCCGTATTCACTTCGGTCCATCTGGAAAATTGGCTGGTGCTGACATTGAAACTT ATCTATTGGAGAAGGCTCGTGTCATCTCTCAACAGACATTGGAGCGTTCTTACCACATTTTCTACCAGATGATGTCCGGCTCCGTCAAGGGACTCAAGG acATGTGTTTTTTGTCGAATGACATTTACGACTATTACAACGTGAGCCAGGGAAAAATCACAATTCCAAATGTCGACGACGGTGAAGAGTGTCTACTTACGGAC GAAGCCTTCAATGTACTCGGTTTCACCCAAGAGGAGAAGGACAACATCTACAAGATCACTGCTTCCGTCATGCACATGGGAGGAATGAAATTCAAACAGAGGGGTCGTGAAGAACAGGcggaagccgatggcaccgat GAAGGTGATCGTGTTGCTAAGCTTCTTGGCGTCGACTGCCAAGACATGTACAAGAATCTGTTGAAGCCGAGAATCAAGGTCGGTAACGAATTCGTAACCCAGGGTCGTAACAAGGATCAGGTTGCCTACTCAGTTGGTGCCATGTCCAAGGCTATGTTTGACAGAACATTCAAGTGGCTCGTCAAGAAGTGTAACGAAACTCTAGACACCCAACAGAAGCGTCAGCACTTCATCGGTGTACTGGATATTGCTGGCTTTGAGATTTTCGAC AAAAACAGTTTCGAGCAACTCTGTATCAACTTTACGAACGAAAAATTGCAACAGTACTTCAATCACTTTATGTTTGTACTCGAACAAGAGGAGTATGAGAGGGAAGGTATAAAATGGACATTCATTGATTTTGGTATGGATTTACAAGCCACCATCAATCTCATTGAGAAG CCCATGGGTATCCTCTCAATTCTTGAGGAAGAGTCTATGTTCCCCAAAGCCACGGACAAGACATTCGAGGAGAAATTGAACAATAACCATCTTGGCAAGAGTCCTAACTTCCTCAAACCAAAACCACCAAAGCCTGGCCAACAAGCTGCTCATTTCGCCATTGGTCACTACGCCGGTAAT GTACCTTACAACATTACTGGATGGCTGGAGAAGAACAAGGATCCGTTGAACGACACTGTTGTCGATCAATTCAAGAAATCAACCAACAAACTGTTGGTTGAAATCTTCGCTGATCATCCAGGCCAATCTGGTGGTGGTGATGCTAAAGGTGGACGTGGTAAGAAGGGAGGTGGTTTCTCAACTGTATCATCATCATACAAGGAGCAGTTGAACAACCTCATGACAACATTGAGAGCTACCCAACCCCACTTCGTCCGTTGTATCATTCCCAACGAATTGAAACAACCTGGTGTCATTGACTCTCATCTTGTGATGCACCAGCTGACTTGTAACGGTGTACTTGAGGGTATCCGTATTTGTCGTAAAGGTTTCCCCAACAGAATGAACTACCCTGACTTCAAACTTCG GTACAAGATATTGGCACCAGCTGGAGTAGATGCAGCGGGTGGTGATCCAAAGAAGGCAGCTGCTGCTATTTTGGAATCATCTGGTCTCGATCCTGATCAGTATCGTCTTGGACACACCAAG GTATTCTTCCGCGCTGGAGTCTTGGGTCAGATGGAAGAACTTCGTGACGAGCGTCTCAGCAAGATTGCTGCATGGATGCAGGCATACATCCGTGGTTACCTGGCACGTAAAGACTTTAAGAGACTCCAGGAGCAGCGTCTCGCTTTACAAGTTGTTCAACGCAACTTGCGCAGATACCTCAAGCTTCGTACCTGGCCATGGTGGAAACTGTGGCAGAAGGTCAGGCCACTTCTCAACGCCAGTCGTATTGAGGACGAGTTGGCT GAACTCCAAGAGAAATGCCGTGCTACAACGGAGGCCTTCGAACGTGAGGAGAAGGCACGAAAAGAATTGGAATCATTGAACAGCAAATTATTAGCTGAAAAGACCGATCTCCTCCGTCAATTGGAGGGTGAAGCTGGATCTCTCCAAGAATACCAAGAGAAGGCTGTCAAATTGGCCGCACAGAAATTGGATCTGGAGTCTCAACTTTTG GATGTCAGCGAGAGACTACAACAAGAAGAAGATGCCAGGAACAACCTCTTCCAGAATAAGAAGAAATTGGAACAGGAAGTATCCGGACTCAAGAAAGATGTTGAGGACCTCGAGTTGGCAATTCAAAAATCCGAGCAGGATAAAGCAACCAAGGACCACCAAATTAGAAATTTGAATGATGAAATTGCTCATCAGGATGAGCTTATCAACAAATTGAACAAGGAGAAGAAGAGCCAAGGTGAATCCAATCAGAAGACTGCTGAGGAGCTCCAGGCTGCTGAAGACAAGGTCAACCACCTCAACAAAGTTAAGGTTAAGCTTGAACAGACCCTCGACGAACTTGAAGATACTCTTGAGCGCGAGAAGAAACTCCG TGCTGATGTTGAGAAGGCGAAGAGAAAGACTGAGGGTGACCTTAAATTGACCCAGGAAGCTGTTGCCGACCTCGAACGTAACAAGAAGGAACTTGAACAAACAATTCAACGCAAAGACAAAGAATTATCGTCCCTCACTGCCAAACTCGAAGATGAACAAGGACTCGTTGGAAAACTCCAGAAACAGATCAAGGAATTGCAACAACGTATCGAAGAACTCGAGGAAGAAGTCGAGGCTGAGAGGCAAGCACGCGCCAAGGCTGAGAAACAGCGCAGCGACTTGGCAAGGGAACTTGAAGAACTTGGTGAACGTCTTGAGGAGGCTGGTGGTGCAACATCTGCCCAGATTGAGCTCAACAAGAAGAGAGAGGCCGAGCTCGCCAAGCTCCGCAGGGATCTTGAGGAGGCCAACATCCAGCACGAATCATCCCTCTCCAGTCTTAGGAAGAAGCACAACGATGCCGTTGCTGAGATGGGAGAACAGATCGACACTCTCAATAAACTGAAAGCTAG GATTGAGAAAGAAAAGGTTCAGTACTTTACTGAGTTGAACGACCTTCGCGCATCCGTTGACCACTTGAGCAATgagaag GCTGCCCAAGAGAAGATTGCCAAGCAGCTCCAACACCAGTTGAACGAGGCCCAGGGCAAGATTGAGGAATTGAACCGCACGGTGAACGATTTCGATGCTGCCAAGAAGAAGCTGTCAATCGAAAACAGCGATCTCCTCCGCCAGTTGGAAGAGGCCGAGTCTCAGGTGTCTCAACTGTCAAAGATCAAGATCTCCCTGACAACGCAACTCGAGGACACAAAACGTCTTGCCGACGAGGAGGGCCGCGAACGCGCTACACTCCTGGGCAAGTTCCGCAATTTGGAGCACGATTTGGACAACATCAGGGAACAGGTAGAAGAGGAGGCCGAGGGCAAGGCAGATCTCCAACGCCAGTTGAGCAAGGCAAACGCAGAAGCCCAACTCTGGCGCTCGAAGTACGAGTCGGAGGGTGTCGCCAGAGCAGAAGAGCTCGAGGAAGCTAAACGCAAGCTCCAAGCTCGTCTCGCTGAAGCTGAGGAGACCATTGAGTCACTCAACCAGAAGGTTATCGCTCTTGAGAAGACCAAGCAGCGTCTTGCTACTGAAGTTGAGGATCTGCAGATCGAGGTCGACAGAGCTACAGCTATTGCCAATGCCGCTGAGAAGAAACAGAAGGCATTCGATAAGATCATTGGAGAATGGAAACTCAAGGTCGATGATCTCGCTGCAGAACTTGATGCTAGCCAGAAGGAGTGCAGGAACTACTCCACCGAGTTGTTCCGTCTCAAGGGAGCATACGAAGAAAGCCAAGAGCAGCTCGAGGCTGTACGCAGGGAGAACAAGAATCTCGCTGATGAAGTTAAGGATCTTCTTGATCAAATTGGTGAGGGTGGAAGGAACATCCACGAGGTTGAGAAGGCCAGGAAGCGTCTAGAGGCCGAGAAGGACGAGCTCCAGGCGGCTCTTGAGGAGGCTGAGGCTGCACTTGAGCAGGAGGAGAACAAGGTACTCCGTGCACAGCTCGAGCTTAGCCAGGTCAGGCAGGAGATTGACCGTAGAATCCAGGAGAAGGAGGAAGAATTTGAGAACACCAGGAAGAATCACCAGAGAGCACTTGACTCCATGCAAGCATCACTCGAGGCCGAGGCCAAGGGTAAGGCTGAGGCGCTCAGGATGAAGAAGAAGCTCGAGGCTGATATTAATGAACTCGAAATTGCCCTGGACCACGCCAACAAGGCCAATGCTGAGGCTCAGAAGAACATCAAGAGATATCAGCAGCAACTCAAGGACGTTCAGACCGCACTTGAGGAGGAACAGAGAGCCAGGGATGAGGCTAGGGAACTCCTTGGAATCTCTGAACGCAGAGCAAATGCCCTTCAGAATGAACTCGAGGAAAGCCGCACTCTCCTTGAACAGGCTGATCGTGCACGCAGACAGGCTGAACAGGAGTGTGCTGACGCCCATGAACAGCTCAATGACATCAGCGCTCAGAATGCATCCATTTCAGCTGCCAAGAGGAAATTGGAGGCTGAATTACAGACCCTTCAC tcTGACCTCGATGAACTTCTCAATGAGGCCAAGAACTCCGAAGAGAAGGCAAAGAAGGCAATGGTTGACGCAGCTAGATTGGCTGATGAGCTTAGAGCTGAACAAGATCATGCTCAGACGCAAGAGAAACTGCGTAAAGCACTTGAGGCCCAGATCAAGGAACTTCAAGTACGTTTGGATGAGGCCGAGGCCAACGCACTCAAGGGTGGCAAGAAAGCCATTCAGAAATTGGAGCAACGCGTCAGGGAACTTGAGAACGAGCTTGATGGAGAACAGAGGAGACACGCCGATGCACAGAAGAATCTGCGCAAGGCCGAGCGTCGTATTAAGGAGCTCAGCTTCCAG GCTGACGAGGACCGCAAGAACCACGAGCGCATGCAAGACCTCGTTGACAAACTGCAACAGAAAATCAAGACGTACAAGAGGCAGATCGAGGAGGCTGAAGAAATTGCAGCACTCAATCTTGCTAAATTCCGCAAGGCACAGCAAGAACTTGAGGAGGCCGAAGAGAGAGCAGACCTCGCTGAACAGGCAATCACAAAGTTCCGTACTAAGGGAGGACGTGGAGGTAGCCAAGCACGTGGTCTTAGCCCAGCG cCACACAGACCAGCTTTCAAAACCCCATTCGATGGTTCCTCATTCCCGCCAAGGTTCGATCTACAGCCTGACGGTGATTTTTAA